A single genomic interval of Solimonas sp. K1W22B-7 harbors:
- a CDS encoding XRE family transcriptional regulator, translating to MTVGERIKSARKAHTPVVGVKQLADAVGLAVSTLYDLERGEQESSTKLHAIAEFLGVRARWLETGSGPMRVEQGDLLDASFEDKYDRVTVVRGAMLSGGPGRVSWEFEEVDRHFAFRRQWLADKGLRADRCRIYQVAGDSNAPYIRNEDVVMINLDDRRVVDGEFYGLAFGDDLRVKQLSFRADGALRVISAADPDKAEIYRGQEIEAINIIGRVAWRGG from the coding sequence ATGACTGTCGGAGAACGAATTAAATCCGCGCGCAAGGCGCATACCCCGGTGGTGGGCGTGAAACAGCTCGCCGACGCCGTCGGCCTGGCCGTGAGCACGCTCTACGACCTGGAGCGCGGCGAGCAGGAAAGCAGCACCAAGCTGCACGCCATCGCCGAGTTCCTGGGCGTGCGCGCACGCTGGCTGGAGACCGGCAGCGGCCCGATGCGCGTCGAGCAGGGCGACCTGCTGGACGCCAGCTTCGAGGACAAGTACGACCGCGTGACCGTGGTGCGCGGCGCCATGCTGTCCGGCGGCCCCGGCCGGGTGTCCTGGGAATTCGAGGAGGTGGACCGGCACTTCGCCTTCCGTCGCCAGTGGCTGGCCGACAAGGGCCTGCGCGCCGACCGCTGCCGCATCTACCAGGTGGCCGGCGACAGCAACGCGCCCTACATCCGCAACGAAGACGTGGTGATGATCAACCTCGACGACCGCCGCGTGGTCGACGGCGAGTTCTACGGCCTGGCCTTCGGCGACGACCTGCGCGTCAAGCAGTTGTCCTTCCGCGCCGACGGCGCCCTCAGGGTGATCAGCGCCGCCGACCCCGACAAGGCCGAGATCTACCGCGGCCAGGAGATCGAGGCGATCAACATCATTGGAAGAGTGGCCTGGCGGGGCGGGTGA
- a CDS encoding DUF695 domain-containing protein: protein MASEAEEEWTMILLEVEDERRLYRMRLAPPEAVDPARFCESVIVEWRYADAGLPDRETNAAMMAFEELLDALDDPAGNSLMLHAYTGAGIKEWCYYARDYAQFMRDLNTALKGQPRFPIEIFHDHDPVWKYWNGIKEFATRKE from the coding sequence GTGGCGAGCGAAGCGGAAGAAGAGTGGACCATGATCCTGCTGGAGGTGGAGGACGAGCGGCGGCTCTACCGCATGCGCCTGGCCCCGCCGGAAGCCGTGGATCCCGCCCGCTTTTGCGAGAGTGTCATCGTCGAATGGCGCTACGCGGACGCCGGCCTGCCCGATCGCGAAACCAACGCCGCCATGATGGCCTTCGAGGAACTGCTGGACGCGCTGGACGATCCCGCCGGCAACAGCCTCATGCTCCACGCCTACACCGGTGCCGGCATCAAGGAATGGTGCTACTACGCCAGGGATTACGCGCAGTTCATGCGCGACCTCAACACCGCGCTCAAGGGCCAGCCGCGCTTCCCCATCGAGATATTCCACGACCATGATCCGGTGTGGAAGTACTGGAACGGCATCAAGGAATTCGCGACCCGCAAGGAGTAG
- a CDS encoding GGDEF domain-containing protein, which translates to MSLHLPTLLVVTVLAYLVFGLFQLAMWQLRRSEAGLLLWGFSNVAGAIGGTLLCLRGVISDFSSIALANGLLILSNSLMWAGLRGFSGQPIRWSLVWLAPVVLVLLFSVVGPIRDNPPARTCTVALFMLLFAGANFADAWRAQRTEPLNMRRLAMLVFLLTCAFMGDRALYMLEHARKPEEFAITHPMHTYAALAALLIVTVWNLALLMMANERLANRLTGIAHSDGLTRVLNRTGFRALAGRQVLRCQRDRVPVSILLLDLDHFKRINDNHGHEAGDRLLCAFATTAGEMIRPGDLLARYGGEEFCVLLPHARLADATTVAERLRERFESVRIRVGEAVCGTTVSIGVAEFRPGEGIEAAVARADRALYAAKHGGRNRVEITAADNGTAAAA; encoded by the coding sequence ATGAGCCTGCATTTGCCGACGCTGCTGGTGGTGACGGTGCTGGCCTACCTGGTGTTCGGGCTGTTCCAGCTGGCCATGTGGCAGCTGCGGCGTTCGGAAGCGGGCCTGCTGCTGTGGGGCTTTTCCAACGTCGCCGGCGCCATCGGCGGCACCCTGCTGTGCCTGCGCGGCGTGATCTCGGACTTCTCCTCGATTGCCCTGGCCAACGGCCTGCTGATCCTGTCCAACTCGCTGATGTGGGCCGGGCTGCGGGGCTTCTCGGGACAGCCGATACGCTGGTCGCTGGTGTGGCTGGCGCCGGTGGTGCTGGTATTGCTGTTCTCCGTGGTCGGGCCGATCCGCGACAACCCGCCGGCGCGCACCTGCACGGTGGCGCTGTTCATGCTGCTGTTCGCCGGCGCCAATTTTGCCGATGCCTGGCGCGCGCAGCGAACCGAGCCGCTGAACATGCGCCGCCTGGCGATGCTGGTGTTCCTGCTCACCTGCGCCTTCATGGGCGACCGTGCGCTGTACATGCTGGAGCACGCGCGCAAGCCGGAAGAATTCGCGATCACCCACCCGATGCACACCTACGCCGCGCTGGCGGCACTGCTGATCGTCACGGTGTGGAACCTGGCGCTGCTGATGATGGCCAACGAACGCCTGGCCAACCGCCTCACCGGCATCGCCCACAGCGACGGCCTGACGCGCGTGCTCAACCGCACGGGCTTTCGTGCACTGGCCGGCCGCCAGGTGCTGCGCTGCCAGCGCGACCGCGTGCCGGTGTCGATACTGCTGCTGGACCTGGACCACTTCAAGCGCATCAACGACAACCACGGCCACGAGGCCGGCGACCGCCTGCTCTGCGCCTTTGCCACCACCGCCGGCGAGATGATCCGCCCCGGCGACCTGCTGGCGCGCTACGGCGGCGAGGAGTTCTGCGTGCTGCTGCCGCATGCCCGCCTGGCCGACGCGACGACGGTGGCCGAGCGCCTGCGCGAACGCTTCGAGAGTGTGCGCATCCGCGTCGGCGAGGCGGTCTGCGGCACCACTGTGAGCATCGGCGTGGCGGAGTTCCGGCCCGGCGAGGGCATTGAAGCGGCGGTGGCCCGCGCCGACCGCGCGCTGTACGCCGCCAAGCACGGCGGGCGCAACCGCGTGGAGATCACGGCAGCAGACAACGGCACCGCGGCAGCGGCCTGA
- a CDS encoding DUF2834 domain-containing protein — protein sequence MSFSAHETFYMILGLATIVAVFWFNRDLYGRDAKLGVSGLEGVYYLTAVAALLVGWYFNIVYMREYKDVMGWWHWTTLLFVNPASASGGQDLIFANVVLFPLWTLIDGRRRGMKAAWFYFPMSVVTSFAFAMALYLAVQERQLRKRPELR from the coding sequence ATGTCGTTCAGCGCACATGAAACGTTCTACATGATCCTGGGGCTGGCCACGATCGTGGCGGTGTTCTGGTTCAACCGCGATCTCTACGGCCGCGATGCGAAGCTCGGGGTCTCGGGGCTCGAAGGGGTCTACTACCTCACCGCCGTGGCGGCGCTGCTGGTGGGCTGGTACTTCAACATCGTCTACATGCGCGAGTACAAGGACGTGATGGGCTGGTGGCACTGGACCACGCTGCTGTTCGTCAACCCGGCCTCGGCCTCCGGCGGGCAGGACCTGATCTTCGCGAACGTCGTACTGTTTCCGCTGTGGACGCTCATCGACGGTCGCCGCCGCGGCATGAAGGCGGCCTGGTTCTATTTCCCGATGAGCGTGGTGACCAGTTTCGCCTTCGCCATGGCCCTGTACCTGGCGGTGCAGGAGCGCCAGCTGCGCAAGCGGCCGGAACTGCGCTAG
- a CDS encoding 2Fe-2S iron-sulfur cluster-binding protein, whose translation MTDSIEAVAGKTVRIRYVDSAGCAHDISAAVGETLMSAATSHLIAGIGGDCGGNCACGTCRIRVDPIVARTARPPDLAEQELLQFLGAPEAGLRLGCQIAVTREFDGATVVVAEAE comes from the coding sequence ATGACCGATTCAATCGAAGCTGTCGCAGGTAAAACCGTGCGCATCCGCTATGTCGACAGCGCCGGGTGCGCGCACGACATCAGCGCTGCAGTAGGCGAAACATTGATGTCGGCGGCGACCAGCCATCTGATCGCCGGTATCGGTGGCGACTGTGGCGGCAATTGCGCCTGCGGTACCTGCCGCATCCGTGTCGATCCGATCGTAGCGAGAACCGCCCGCCCGCCTGACCTCGCAGAACAGGAGCTGCTGCAGTTCCTGGGGGCGCCCGAGGCGGGCCTGCGGCTGGGTTGCCAGATCGCGGTGACCCGGGAATTCGACGGCGCTACGGTCGTCGTCGCCGAGGCCGAGTAG
- a CDS encoding efflux RND transporter permease subunit, with protein sequence MKPLRFRIAKWVMQHRTASTVLFVLVTLFFAAGLPNVQLKTIFSDLLPKDDPYVQVFKDHPNFGNPLTMTIMVKRKDGDIYNPVTLAKVWKLTRDIDLAPGVDHDQILSIATEKARYAEATPFGIDMRPLMGDRVPDSKAEVADFRRRVEQSPNARTFLISNDGTATLINATFIEQRLDYGEAFDFVHKLATEARDADHEVYVAGQPMLTGWVYHLQSQTFGIFAVTLTALVVALALYMRNIVGVVTPILTSLVAAIWGFGLTGWIKSPIEPLLMVVPLLLVARSFSHCVQFTERYYEVYWHVKDRVKAAEITMGVMMAPSILGIFTDIVGVFLIALAPIPAMERFALFCGFWCIWLIPTGVVLISLLLSALPAPRNVGRLIGKEGDSGMHKAFKKTLGGLSKLTYGKTARLTTAVVAVISIFAVYTALQIRIGNPVEGSSLLWEDSEFNTAVRQINSHFPGVNTLEIVLEAKDMDNPNRVARQAETVMIAQQLQVLMEHSAAPPRADLSFADYMMEGNRLFSGGNPKWYALDPTDRAISAAATAVTFGTNAKNFSHVVDFEQQHSTVSLWYQDNKQSTVTAALAAARDAVAKVGADHKDFTVRLGTGTIALQEATNHVVERYHWVIIGLLNLVIFIGTSWAYRSLVAGLILLFPVNLANFILNASMHMIGIGLDINSLMVAAIGVGVGIDYGIYLLSRICEEFHAHDQNWSRAIDASLTTTGKAIMFTASIMFIGIVPWYFLSALKFMADMGLLLTLTMLINMVLALVVLPLLVWLVKPEFVKRKDLLVGEGVDLSLFTESGDGTPEPETSENQDDPADLLPARLQPEPT encoded by the coding sequence ATGAAGCCACTGCGATTCAGGATCGCGAAATGGGTGATGCAGCACCGGACCGCCTCGACGGTGCTGTTCGTACTCGTCACGCTGTTCTTCGCCGCGGGCCTGCCGAATGTGCAGCTCAAGACGATCTTCTCCGATCTCCTGCCCAAGGACGATCCCTACGTCCAGGTGTTCAAGGACCATCCGAACTTCGGCAACCCGCTGACCATGACCATCATGGTGAAGCGCAAGGACGGAGACATCTACAACCCCGTCACGCTGGCGAAGGTCTGGAAGCTGACCCGCGACATCGACCTGGCCCCCGGCGTGGACCACGACCAGATCCTTTCGATCGCCACCGAGAAAGCGCGCTACGCGGAGGCGACGCCGTTCGGCATCGACATGCGTCCCCTGATGGGCGACAGGGTTCCGGACAGCAAGGCCGAAGTCGCGGATTTCCGCCGCCGCGTCGAGCAGTCGCCCAACGCCCGTACTTTCCTGATCTCCAACGACGGCACGGCGACACTGATCAATGCGACCTTCATCGAGCAGCGCCTCGACTACGGCGAAGCCTTCGATTTCGTGCACAAGCTCGCCACCGAGGCGCGCGATGCCGATCACGAGGTCTACGTGGCCGGGCAGCCGATGCTGACCGGCTGGGTCTATCACCTGCAAAGCCAGACCTTCGGCATCTTCGCGGTGACGTTGACGGCGCTGGTGGTCGCACTTGCGCTGTACATGCGCAATATCGTCGGCGTGGTCACGCCGATCCTGACCAGCCTGGTGGCCGCGATCTGGGGTTTCGGTCTGACCGGCTGGATCAAGTCGCCGATCGAGCCGCTGCTGATGGTGGTGCCGCTGCTGCTGGTGGCGCGTTCGTTCTCGCATTGCGTGCAATTCACCGAGCGCTACTACGAGGTGTACTGGCACGTGAAGGATCGCGTGAAGGCGGCCGAGATCACGATGGGTGTGATGATGGCACCCAGCATCCTCGGGATCTTCACCGACATCGTCGGCGTGTTCCTCATCGCGCTGGCGCCGATCCCGGCGATGGAACGCTTCGCCCTGTTCTGCGGCTTCTGGTGCATCTGGCTGATCCCCACCGGTGTCGTGCTGATCTCGCTGCTGCTGTCGGCCCTGCCGGCGCCGCGCAACGTCGGCCGGCTGATCGGCAAGGAAGGCGACTCGGGCATGCACAAGGCGTTCAAGAAAACCCTTGGCGGCCTGTCGAAGCTGACCTACGGCAAGACCGCACGCCTGACGACGGCGGTCGTCGCGGTGATCTCGATCTTCGCGGTCTACACCGCGCTGCAGATCAGGATCGGCAATCCGGTCGAGGGCAGCAGTTTGCTGTGGGAGGACTCCGAGTTCAACACGGCGGTGCGGCAGATCAACAGCCACTTTCCGGGCGTCAACACCCTGGAAATCGTCCTCGAAGCGAAGGACATGGACAACCCGAACCGCGTCGCGCGACAGGCGGAAACGGTGATGATCGCCCAGCAGCTGCAGGTGCTGATGGAGCACAGCGCCGCGCCGCCGCGCGCCGACCTGTCCTTTGCCGACTACATGATGGAGGGCAACCGGCTGTTCTCCGGCGGCAACCCGAAGTGGTACGCACTGGATCCCACTGATCGTGCGATCAGCGCCGCGGCCACGGCGGTGACCTTCGGTACCAATGCCAAGAACTTCTCGCACGTGGTCGACTTCGAGCAGCAGCATTCCACGGTGTCGCTCTGGTACCAGGACAACAAGCAGAGCACGGTGACCGCGGCATTGGCGGCGGCACGCGATGCGGTTGCCAAGGTCGGTGCCGACCACAAGGATTTCACGGTGCGCCTAGGCACCGGCACGATCGCGCTGCAGGAGGCCACCAATCACGTGGTGGAGCGCTATCACTGGGTCATCATCGGCCTTTTGAACCTGGTGATCTTCATCGGCACCAGCTGGGCCTACAGATCCCTGGTTGCCGGCCTGATCCTGCTGTTCCCGGTCAACCTCGCCAACTTCATCCTGAACGCGTCGATGCACATGATCGGCATCGGCCTGGACATCAATTCCCTGATGGTGGCCGCGATCGGCGTCGGTGTCGGCATCGACTACGGCATCTACCTGCTGTCGCGCATCTGCGAGGAGTTTCACGCGCACGACCAGAACTGGAGCCGCGCGATCGATGCCTCCCTGACCACGACCGGCAAGGCGATCATGTTCACCGCCTCGATCATGTTCATCGGCATCGTGCCCTGGTACTTCCTGTCCGCGCTCAAGTTCATGGCGGACATGGGCCTGCTGCTGACGCTGACCATGCTGATCAACATGGTTCTCGCCCTGGTCGTGCTGCCACTGCTGGTCTGGCTGGTGAAGCCGGAGTTCGTGAAGCGCAAGGACCTTCTCGTCGGAGAGGGCGTCGACCTGTCGCTGTTCACCGAATCCGGCGACGGCACGCCGGAACCCGAGACGTCCGAGAACCAGGACGATCCGGCGGACCTGCTGCCGGCGCGGCTGCAACCGGAACCCACCTGA
- a CDS encoding GFA family protein: MQRGPPMLHGSCLCGNIRYEIRGDPGPAYYCHCSRCRKAGGSAFASNAVVAAQDFVIVSGQDSLKTFSTKEGVHRDFCGNCGSPLISRRDALPDMVRVRMGTIDTPLQQGPGAHIYVASKADWHAIHDTLPQYPERPPAIGKR; encoded by the coding sequence ATACAGCGAGGACCACCCATGCTCCACGGCAGCTGCCTCTGCGGCAACATCCGCTACGAAATCCGCGGCGATCCGGGCCCGGCCTACTACTGCCACTGCTCGCGCTGCCGCAAGGCCGGCGGCTCGGCGTTCGCATCCAACGCGGTGGTGGCGGCACAGGATTTCGTGATCGTCTCCGGCCAGGATTCGCTGAAGACCTTCAGCACGAAGGAAGGCGTGCACCGCGATTTCTGCGGCAACTGCGGCTCACCCCTGATCAGCCGCCGCGACGCGCTGCCGGACATGGTGCGGGTGCGCATGGGCACGATCGACACGCCGCTGCAGCAAGGCCCCGGCGCGCACATCTACGTGGCGTCCAAGGCGGACTGGCATGCGATCCACGACACCCTGCCGCAGTACCCGGAACGCCCGCCGGCGATCGGCAAGCGCTGA
- a CDS encoding WD40/YVTN/BNR-like repeat-containing protein, giving the protein MNRDLRTAFCAVVLSLAGICAASAAPKLTQVTGGTLHQALLGVAFDGKVGVAVGAGGEIQATQDGGATWTRAASPSPLTLLGVDVRESLGVAVGQMGLILVRDGGSGWAQMASGTQERLLSVSINARGDAIAVGSFGTVLASSDRGRSWTSIAPDWMSFMAAQGEGFQPHLYAVQLDDQGTATVVGELGTILRYSADSRQWTLLHKGDPVNHKDDASLFALDIRADGIGYAVGQDGTILRSSDGGLSWRSTRLAAKSILLGVSSAANGHVLITAMHAMYFSRDDGKTWRRFTDAAVASSWYVGVARPEGGTPLVVGNAGKILRFE; this is encoded by the coding sequence ATGAATCGAGATTTACGGACGGCCTTTTGCGCCGTCGTGCTATCGCTTGCGGGCATCTGCGCGGCATCTGCGGCGCCGAAGCTGACGCAGGTGACCGGCGGCACGCTCCATCAGGCCCTGCTGGGCGTGGCGTTCGACGGCAAGGTGGGCGTAGCGGTCGGCGCAGGCGGTGAAATCCAGGCGACGCAGGACGGTGGCGCGACCTGGACAAGGGCAGCATCGCCTTCGCCGCTGACATTGCTCGGCGTCGATGTCCGCGAGTCGCTCGGTGTGGCGGTGGGGCAGATGGGGTTGATCCTGGTGCGTGACGGTGGTTCCGGTTGGGCGCAGATGGCCAGCGGCACCCAGGAGCGCCTGCTGTCGGTGTCGATCAACGCCAGGGGCGATGCGATTGCCGTGGGGTCCTTCGGCACGGTGCTGGCCTCGTCGGACCGTGGCCGCAGCTGGACCTCGATCGCGCCCGACTGGATGAGCTTCATGGCCGCGCAGGGCGAGGGCTTCCAGCCGCACCTGTACGCGGTGCAACTCGACGACCAGGGCACCGCCACGGTGGTCGGCGAGCTCGGCACGATCCTGCGCTACAGCGCGGACAGCCGACAATGGACGCTGCTGCACAAGGGCGATCCGGTCAATCACAAGGACGATGCGTCGCTGTTCGCGCTGGATATCCGCGCCGACGGTATCGGCTATGCCGTCGGGCAGGACGGAACCATCCTGCGCAGCAGCGACGGGGGTCTGTCGTGGAGGTCGACGCGTCTGGCCGCCAAGTCGATCCTGCTCGGCGTGAGTTCCGCTGCCAACGGGCATGTGCTGATCACTGCCATGCATGCCATGTACTTCAGCCGGGACGACGGCAAGACCTGGCGCCGTTTCACCGACGCGGCGGTGGCCTCGTCCTGGTATGTCGGCGTGGCACGTCCCGAAGGCGGGACACCGCTGGTCGTGGGCAACGCCGGGAAGATTCTGCGATTCGAGTGA
- a CDS encoding LysE family transporter yields MSAASLFAAVLAAHLLAVISPGPDFAVVTRQTLLHGRAAGVWTAVGIAAGIVFHVSYALFGLGWLIEGFPSLLLLLRGIGAIFLFYLGIGALRSRPAAGEAQVPEAAALPSAGQSFRIGLLCNLLNPKAVLFFVSLFAVMIGPDASYWLRLALAACIVGSTAAWFCFLAMALSAERVRTRLLRHRHWVDRATGAVLVGLALGILAGLAGAAIQG; encoded by the coding sequence ATGAGTGCCGCAAGCCTGTTTGCGGCGGTGCTGGCCGCGCACCTGCTGGCGGTGATCTCGCCCGGCCCTGACTTCGCGGTGGTGACGCGCCAGACCCTGCTGCACGGCCGCGCGGCGGGCGTCTGGACCGCGGTGGGTATTGCCGCAGGCATCGTCTTCCACGTCAGCTACGCCCTGTTCGGACTGGGCTGGCTGATCGAAGGGTTTCCTTCGCTATTGCTGCTGCTGCGCGGGATTGGCGCGATATTCCTGTTCTATCTCGGCATTGGCGCGCTGCGCTCCCGGCCGGCAGCAGGCGAGGCCCAGGTGCCGGAGGCCGCCGCCTTGCCGTCGGCGGGGCAATCCTTCCGCATCGGCCTGCTGTGCAACCTGCTCAATCCCAAGGCCGTACTGTTCTTCGTGTCGCTGTTCGCGGTGATGATCGGGCCGGATGCCTCGTACTGGCTGCGCCTGGCCCTGGCGGCCTGCATCGTCGGCAGCACCGCCGCATGGTTCTGCTTCCTGGCGATGGCGTTGAGTGCCGAGCGCGTGCGCACACGGCTGCTGCGGCACCGGCACTGGGTCGACCGTGCTACCGGCGCCGTGCTGGTGGGGCTGGCGCTGGGAATTCTGGCTGGGCTGGCTGGGGCTGCGATCCAGGGATAA
- a CDS encoding DUF1329 domain-containing protein: MWIKKYDFNYGRRMLLEKAAKGAAAAGVLAPLWPVLGEAADIGKVYPDELTSIEMYTKGKIKTGDMITSANVEVVKELLDPIVYLQIKNLGRKIKIRATTRDVTTMFPASFLEASLRNRGKAKFGADGNIYGPDGGPWMGGAPFLDPKTAQEAIGNLALSWGKHDYCQYAIRETDISPEGKIAYKYDFCWAELQATNRMDGKIFQNKKEFMRYQTVLFTSSQDVAGSSFLSIWYYDQRKYPDLYGYLPQFKRVRQFPTNQRFEPLIPGVTWFLTDPWYAGDPMLTWGNFKVISRKPMLGAWSGNWAGKSKNWEKGVHGGAKGLTFFDTEYELAPEVLEVEMEPTGYPRAPCSKKRAWIDVRNGMYCGEVRYDRNGQPWVNFETGSGQMVDGDKVMLEPGRKTPEWSWTYVMCHDIQANRMSRAEHAEEITGGYKSLLRGDSDEMYNRFFTQQAIQRLGSV; the protein is encoded by the coding sequence ATGTGGATCAAGAAATACGATTTCAACTACGGCCGTCGCATGCTTCTGGAGAAGGCGGCCAAGGGCGCTGCCGCTGCCGGTGTCCTGGCACCGCTGTGGCCGGTACTGGGTGAAGCGGCCGACATCGGCAAGGTCTATCCCGACGAACTCACCTCGATCGAGATGTACACCAAGGGCAAGATCAAGACCGGCGACATGATCACCTCGGCCAACGTCGAGGTGGTCAAGGAACTTCTGGACCCCATCGTCTATCTGCAGATCAAGAATCTCGGCCGCAAGATCAAGATCAGAGCGACCACGCGCGACGTGACGACCATGTTCCCGGCGAGCTTCCTCGAGGCCAGCCTGCGCAACCGCGGCAAGGCCAAGTTCGGTGCCGACGGCAACATCTACGGGCCGGACGGCGGCCCCTGGATGGGTGGCGCGCCGTTCCTGGATCCGAAGACCGCACAGGAGGCGATCGGCAACCTGGCGCTGAGCTGGGGCAAGCACGACTACTGCCAGTACGCGATCCGCGAGACCGACATCTCGCCAGAAGGCAAGATCGCCTACAAGTACGACTTCTGCTGGGCCGAGCTGCAGGCCACCAATCGCATGGACGGCAAGATCTTCCAGAACAAGAAGGAGTTCATGCGCTACCAGACGGTGCTGTTCACCTCGTCGCAGGACGTGGCTGGCAGCTCCTTCCTCAGCATCTGGTACTACGACCAGCGCAAGTATCCGGATCTCTACGGCTACCTGCCGCAGTTCAAGCGTGTGCGCCAGTTCCCTACCAACCAGCGCTTCGAGCCGCTGATCCCGGGCGTGACCTGGTTCCTCACCGATCCCTGGTATGCCGGCGATCCGATGCTGACCTGGGGCAACTTCAAGGTCATTTCGCGCAAGCCGATGCTCGGTGCCTGGTCCGGCAACTGGGCCGGCAAGAGCAAGAACTGGGAGAAGGGCGTGCATGGCGGCGCCAAGGGCCTGACCTTCTTCGACACCGAGTACGAGCTGGCGCCGGAGGTTCTCGAAGTCGAGATGGAGCCGACCGGCTATCCGCGTGCGCCCTGCAGCAAGAAGCGCGCGTGGATCGACGTCCGCAACGGCATGTACTGCGGCGAGGTCCGCTACGACCGCAACGGCCAACCCTGGGTTAATTTCGAAACCGGCTCCGGGCAGATGGTCGACGGCGACAAGGTGATGCTGGAACCGGGCCGCAAGACGCCCGAATGGTCCTGGACCTACGTGATGTGCCACGACATCCAGGCCAACCGCATGAGCCGCGCCGAGCATGCCGAGGAGATCACCGGCGGCTACAAGAGCCTGCTCCGTGGCGACAGCGACGAGATGTACAACCGCTTCTTCACGCAGCAGGCGATCCAGCGCCTGGGATCGGTCTGA
- a CDS encoding oxidoreductase: MSNKIWFITGASRGIGAEIAKAALAAGDRIVATGRDRAGLEKLYASYGERVLALALDVASEQQAQAAVAAALERFDRIDVLVNNAGYGQLGLFEEIEPADIERQFATNVFGLMHVTRAVLPAMRRQRAGHVFNLSSIGGVTGFKACAVYSATKFAVEGFSESLAQEVQPFGIHVTVVEPGFFRTDFLDARSVRYGARRVEEYHQLSGEMSQAYEAYNHQQPGDPARLGQAFVTLSRAPNPPLHYAAGSDALEYIGGAIERRAAELRQWQALTLSTDIVAAAA, encoded by the coding sequence ATGAGCAACAAGATCTGGTTCATCACCGGCGCCTCGCGCGGCATCGGTGCCGAAATCGCCAAGGCGGCACTGGCGGCGGGCGACCGCATCGTCGCCACCGGCCGCGACCGCGCGGGCCTGGAGAAGCTGTACGCAAGCTACGGCGAGCGCGTGCTGGCGCTGGCGCTGGACGTGGCGAGCGAGCAACAGGCGCAGGCGGCGGTGGCGGCCGCGCTGGAGCGTTTCGATCGCATCGACGTGCTGGTGAACAACGCCGGCTACGGCCAGCTGGGACTGTTCGAGGAGATCGAGCCGGCCGACATCGAGCGCCAGTTCGCCACCAATGTCTTCGGGCTGATGCACGTCACCCGCGCGGTGCTGCCGGCCATGCGTCGCCAGCGCGCCGGCCATGTCTTCAACCTGTCGTCCATCGGCGGCGTCACCGGCTTCAAGGCCTGCGCGGTGTACAGCGCCACCAAGTTCGCGGTGGAGGGCTTCAGCGAGTCGCTGGCGCAGGAAGTGCAGCCCTTCGGCATCCACGTCACCGTGGTGGAGCCGGGTTTCTTCCGTACCGACTTCCTCGACGCCCGCTCGGTGCGTTACGGTGCACGCCGCGTGGAGGAATACCACCAGCTCTCCGGCGAAATGAGCCAGGCCTACGAGGCCTACAACCACCAGCAGCCCGGCGATCCGGCCAGGCTCGGGCAGGCCTTTGTCACCCTGTCGCGCGCGCCGAATCCGCCGCTGCACTACGCCGCTGGCAGCGATGCCCTGGAGTACATCGGCGGCGCCATCGAGCGCCGTGCGGCCGAACTGCGGCAGTGGCAGGCGCTGACGCTGTCGACCGATATCGTGGCGGCTGCAGCCTGA